From a region of the Chitinophaga caseinilytica genome:
- the thiH gene encoding 2-iminoacetate synthase ThiH yields MQTHSFENIFRQYDWDTVKNAIYAKTPADVENALNKPRRGLDDFMALVSPAAAPYLERMAALSMQLTQQRFGKTIQLYAPVYLSNECQNICTYCGFSLNNPLRRKTLTGAEMLREIDVVKAMGFGHVLLVTGEAWQTVGMDYFSRALPVFKQHFPQLSIEVQPMEEEDYRALKPLGLHSVLVYQETYHEEDYKKHHPKGRKSSFGWRLETPDRLGRAGIHKIGLGVLIGLEDWRTDSFFTALHLDYLQRTYWQTRYSISFPRLRPFSGGLPPKSIMSDRQLLQLICAYRLFNPDVELSLSTRESPRFRDHLVPLGITTMSAGSKTNPGGYAVAPSSLEQFEISDERSPAVVADMIRSHGYSPVWKDWDDFGA; encoded by the coding sequence ATGCAAACACATTCTTTCGAAAATATTTTCCGGCAGTACGATTGGGACACCGTTAAAAACGCTATCTACGCCAAAACGCCGGCCGACGTGGAAAACGCCCTGAACAAGCCCCGCCGCGGGCTAGACGATTTCATGGCCCTCGTGTCTCCCGCCGCCGCGCCTTACCTCGAACGCATGGCCGCGCTCAGCATGCAACTCACACAGCAACGCTTCGGCAAAACCATCCAGCTGTACGCACCCGTATACCTTTCCAACGAATGCCAGAACATTTGTACGTACTGCGGTTTCAGCCTGAACAACCCCCTTCGCCGCAAAACCCTCACTGGCGCCGAAATGCTCCGCGAAATAGATGTAGTAAAAGCCATGGGTTTCGGACATGTGTTGCTCGTGACCGGCGAAGCCTGGCAAACCGTGGGCATGGACTATTTCTCACGCGCGCTTCCCGTTTTCAAACAGCATTTCCCGCAGTTATCGATCGAAGTACAGCCGATGGAAGAGGAAGATTACCGTGCGCTGAAACCCCTGGGCCTGCATTCCGTGCTCGTTTACCAGGAAACCTATCACGAAGAAGATTATAAAAAACATCACCCGAAAGGACGGAAATCCAGCTTCGGATGGCGCCTTGAAACACCCGACAGGCTCGGGCGGGCAGGCATCCATAAAATCGGGCTCGGTGTGCTGATCGGGCTGGAAGACTGGCGGACCGACAGTTTCTTCACCGCGCTGCACCTCGATTACCTCCAGCGGACGTACTGGCAAACCCGCTACAGCATTTCGTTCCCGCGGCTGCGGCCCTTTTCTGGCGGGTTGCCGCCAAAATCCATCATGAGCGACCGCCAACTGCTGCAACTCATCTGCGCCTACCGGCTTTTCAACCCTGACGTGGAATTAAGCCTTTCCACCCGCGAAAGCCCCCGCTTCCGCGACCACCTCGTTCCGCTCGGGATCACCACCATGAGCGCCGGCAGCAAAACCAACCCGGGAGGTTATGCGGTAGCACCTTCGTCGTTGGAGCAATTCGAGATTTCGGACGAGCGCAGTCCGGCCGTGGTGGCCGATATGATCAGAAGCCACGGCTACAGCCCTGTCTGGAAGGATTGGGACGACTTTGGGGCGTGA
- a CDS encoding thiazole synthase, with translation MDELIIAGQAFTSRLFTGTGKFGDLTVMEQALLASGSQLVTVALKRVDAGHQPDNLLAHLRHPQFRLLPNTSGVRNAREAVYAAELAREALETNWLKLEIHPDPRYLLPDPIETLAATEALAAKGFIVLPYIHADPVLCKRLESAGAAAVMPLGAPIGSNRGLRTKDFLEIIIEQSKVPVVVDAGIGAPSHAAAAMELGADAVLVNTAIAVAGNPVAMAAAFAAAVQAGRSAYLAGLPVAGTRAQASSPVLAFLDETVENNVAN, from the coding sequence ATGGACGAACTCATAATCGCCGGCCAGGCCTTCACCAGCCGCCTCTTCACCGGCACCGGAAAATTCGGCGACCTCACCGTCATGGAACAAGCCCTCCTCGCATCGGGCTCCCAACTCGTGACCGTTGCCCTCAAGCGCGTAGACGCCGGCCATCAACCCGACAACCTCCTCGCACACCTCCGTCACCCGCAATTCCGGCTGTTGCCCAACACCTCCGGCGTCCGCAACGCCCGCGAAGCCGTGTACGCCGCCGAACTTGCGCGCGAAGCACTGGAAACCAATTGGTTGAAACTGGAAATCCATCCAGACCCTCGCTACCTCTTGCCCGACCCCATTGAAACCCTCGCCGCTACGGAAGCCCTCGCCGCCAAAGGTTTCATCGTATTGCCATACATCCATGCCGACCCGGTGCTCTGCAAACGCCTGGAATCTGCCGGGGCCGCAGCCGTGATGCCCCTGGGTGCGCCCATCGGCTCGAACAGGGGCCTGCGCACGAAAGATTTCCTCGAAATCATCATCGAACAAAGCAAGGTACCGGTAGTGGTAGACGCGGGCATCGGCGCGCCCAGCCACGCCGCCGCCGCCATGGAGCTAGGGGCAGACGCCGTGCTGGTAAACACCGCCATCGCCGTGGCCGGAAATCCCGTGGCCATGGCCGCCGCTTTCGCAGCGGCAGTTCAGGCGGGAAGGAGCGCCTACCTCGCGGGACTGCCCGTCGCCGGCACCCGCGCACAAGCCAGCAGTCCCGTTCTCGCATTCCTGGATGAAACAGTGGAAAATAACGTAGCCAACTAA
- a CDS encoding thiamine phosphate synthase, whose amino-acid sequence MKLERLLYISQQTATASHADNILAACEAGCRWIQLRVKNGDASAAAFQAMDICRQYGATLTINDHPDIAKAVGAHGVHVGLQDMPVAEARAIAGPQAIIGGTANTPEDALAHAAAGADYVGYGPFRFTTTKEKLSPVLGLAGYNRLMAARPNVPIIAIGGILLTDIPALLDTGVYGIAVSGLITHAPDKKSLVQQILDSIWTNS is encoded by the coding sequence ATGAAGTTGGAACGACTACTTTACATTTCGCAACAAACGGCCACCGCATCGCACGCCGATAATATCCTCGCCGCCTGCGAAGCCGGCTGCCGCTGGATCCAGCTCCGCGTGAAAAACGGCGATGCTTCCGCCGCGGCATTCCAGGCCATGGACATCTGCCGCCAATACGGCGCAACACTCACCATCAACGACCATCCCGACATCGCAAAAGCCGTTGGCGCACATGGCGTCCATGTTGGACTGCAGGATATGCCCGTTGCCGAAGCCCGCGCCATCGCCGGGCCACAGGCCATCATCGGTGGCACCGCCAATACTCCCGAAGATGCGCTCGCTCACGCCGCAGCAGGCGCAGACTACGTCGGTTACGGCCCCTTCCGGTTCACGACCACCAAAGAAAAACTCAGTCCAGTTCTCGGTTTGGCCGGCTACAACAGACTGATGGCCGCCCGGCCCAACGTGCCCATCATCGCCATCGGCGGCATTTTGCTAACAGACATTCCCGCGCTGCTCGACACCGGCGTTTACGGCATCGCCGTATCCGGATTGATCACCCACGCACCGGATAAAAAATCCCTCGTGCAACAAATCCTCGATAGCATATGGACGAACTCATAA
- a CDS encoding hydroxymethylpyrimidine/phosphomethylpyrimidine kinase produces the protein MPYAMSLAGLDPSGGAGLLADIKTFEAWHLRGLGVCTALTVQTDSEFLGVEWISADNIIAQALPLVQQYPVDYCKIGIVSHPETIAEVIAALRAVRPGIAFVLDPVLRASAGYVFHNAIHAHWASVLPSLTLLTPNYDEAVAMSGLPDGETGAKAMAQHCAVLLKGGHRPLKPGVDTLFHQDSATDFAPVASNAFPKHGSGCVLSAAITAALASGLPLEAACSAGKDYTYRYLVSSPELVGWHAPERKHIRQIPD, from the coding sequence ATGCCATACGCCATGAGCCTCGCCGGCCTCGACCCCTCGGGAGGAGCAGGCCTCCTCGCCGATATCAAAACCTTCGAAGCCTGGCACCTCCGCGGGCTCGGCGTCTGCACCGCGCTCACCGTTCAAACCGACTCCGAATTCCTCGGTGTAGAATGGATCAGCGCCGATAATATCATCGCACAGGCATTGCCACTCGTGCAGCAATACCCCGTGGATTACTGTAAAATCGGCATCGTTTCGCACCCCGAAACGATCGCGGAAGTAATTGCCGCACTGCGCGCCGTTCGGCCCGGCATCGCATTCGTGCTCGACCCCGTGCTGCGCGCCTCGGCCGGTTATGTTTTCCATAACGCCATTCACGCGCATTGGGCATCCGTACTTCCCTCGCTGACATTGCTCACACCGAACTACGATGAAGCCGTAGCCATGAGCGGCCTTCCCGACGGCGAAACCGGCGCCAAAGCAATGGCTCAACATTGTGCAGTGCTGCTCAAAGGCGGTCATCGGCCCTTGAAACCCGGTGTAGACACCCTCTTTCACCAGGATTCCGCAACAGACTTCGCCCCGGTCGCCAGCAACGCCTTCCCGAAGCACGGCTCCGGTTGCGTGCTCTCTGCCGCCATCACCGCCGCCTTAGCCAGCGGACTACCATTGGAAGCCGCCTGCAGCGCGGGAAAGGATTACACCTACCGCTACCTGGTGAGCAGCCCGGAACTGGTAGGATGGCATGCGCCGGAACGAAAGCATATTAGACAAATTCCCGATTGA
- a CDS encoding thiamine phosphate synthase: MPEHQVAPRHQEGRTPPFPESPGQMPSEHEVIQSAFEAGLETLLLRKPGWNESDYGKWLERLPSQYHAKVIVATFPSLVETFMLKGVHLSEEARAKTAPYEIRKLREAGKWVSTSIHHDSTDMSGFDFVLMGPVFDSISKPGYNARPYQSIPPNAIAIGGMHAGNVAEARAKGFCGAAVLGAAWKEPHRMGEIISTLITAWPSSKNSIHPFKPHSPCHTP; this comes from the coding sequence ATGCCTGAGCATCAGGTAGCTCCTCGTCATCAGGAAGGGCGCACACCACCGTTCCCCGAATCGCCCGGCCAAATGCCGTCTGAACACGAGGTCATCCAATCCGCGTTCGAAGCCGGATTGGAAACCCTCCTGCTCCGTAAACCCGGCTGGAACGAAAGCGACTACGGAAAGTGGCTGGAGCGCCTACCCAGTCAATATCACGCCAAAGTGATCGTGGCTACTTTCCCTTCGCTGGTGGAAACGTTTATGCTGAAAGGCGTTCACCTCAGCGAAGAAGCCCGCGCTAAAACTGCGCCCTACGAAATCCGGAAACTCCGCGAGGCCGGCAAATGGGTCAGCACTTCCATTCATCACGATTCAACGGACATGTCCGGATTCGATTTCGTGCTGATGGGCCCCGTGTTCGACAGTATATCCAAACCCGGCTACAATGCGCGGCCCTACCAGTCGATCCCTCCGAACGCCATCGCCATCGGCGGAATGCATGCAGGGAATGTCGCGGAAGCCCGCGCAAAAGGGTTCTGCGGCGCAGCCGTATTGGGCGCTGCCTGGAAGGAACCCCATCGCATGGGCGAAATAATTTCCACTTTGATAACCGCATGGCCTTCCTCAAAAAATTCAATTCACCCATTTAAACCCCACTCACCATGCCATACGCCATGA
- the thiS gene encoding sulfur carrier protein ThiS, giving the protein MEVLVNNKLYAVQPETSVTALLQFIQLSTGKGIAVAVNRRVIPRPDWPSTLLVPDDQVTIIQATQGG; this is encoded by the coding sequence ATGGAAGTGCTTGTAAACAATAAACTTTATGCGGTGCAGCCGGAAACCTCCGTTACTGCGCTCTTACAGTTTATTCAGCTTTCAACCGGCAAAGGTATCGCCGTAGCGGTGAACCGAAGGGTCATACCCAGGCCAGATTGGCCCAGTACCCTGCTTGTACCAGACGATCAGGTGACCATCATCCAGGCCACTCAGGGTGGATAA